A section of the Paramisgurnus dabryanus chromosome 4, PD_genome_1.1, whole genome shotgun sequence genome encodes:
- the LOC135752386 gene encoding GTPase IMAP family member 9-like — translation MSEYTMFRRRKGNVNPPTDLRIVLLGKTGSGKSSTGNTILSGCHFTTDDSMDPVTSSCQKNKANVGGRNISIIDTPGLFDTSITNEELKSEIEKCVYMSAPGPHVFLLVIRLDVKFTDEEKNAVKWIHENFGEDAIKYTIILFTHADALKHKSLHEYVDKSKTMQAVVSQYGGRYHSFNNDNRENRDQVTQLLNMIDEMVMHHEGKFYTNQMYEEAQKKIKWDNFKKSVFTVALDVGVAAAGAAAGGALGGAKVVGGAAVAAVGVVKAAKAAYQ, via the exons ATGAGTGAATATACAATGTTTCgaa GACGTAAAGGAAACGTAAATCCCCCTACCG ATTTGAGAATTGTGTTACTGGGTAAAACTGGATCAGGGAAGAGTTCAACAGGAAACACAATACTAAGTGGATGCCATTTTACAACTGATGACTCAATGGATCCAGTTACCAGTTCATGTCAGAAAAACAAAGCTAATGTTGGTGGAAGGAACATCTCAATTATTGACACTCCAGGACTCTTTGATACATCAATCACTAATGAAGAACTGAAGTCTGAAATAGAAAAGTGTGTCTACATGTCTGCTCCTGGTCCTCATGTGTTTCTGCTGGTCATCAGACTGGATGTGAAATTTACAGATGAAGAGAAGAATGCAGTGAAATGGATTCATGAGAACTTTGGTGAAGATGCTATAAAATACACCATCATTCTGTTTACTCATGCGGATGCACTAAAGCATAAATCTTTGCATGAGTATGTTGACAAAAGTAAGACTATGCAGGCAGTTGTTAGCCAGTATGGCGGCAGATATCACTCATTCAACAATGACAACCGCGAGAATCGAGATCAGGTCACACAGCTGTTAAACATGATAGATGAAATGGTTATGCATCATGAAGGAAAATTTTACACTAATCAGATGTATGAAGAAGCCCAGAAAAAGATTAAATGggataattttaaaaaatctgtgTTTACAGTAGCATTAGACGTAGGAGTGGCAGCAGCAGGAGCAGCAGCAGGAGGAGCACTAGGAGGAGCAAAAGTGGTAGGAGGAGCAGCAGTAGCAGCAGTAGGAGTAGTGAAGGCAGCAAAAGCAGCATATCAGTAA